The Miscanthus floridulus cultivar M001 chromosome 17, ASM1932011v1, whole genome shotgun sequence genome has a window encoding:
- the LOC136518041 gene encoding rho GDP-dissociation inhibitor 1-like has protein sequence MDDNKEKENEHEKHDGADIEEEEEDEEGHKRVVVLGPQVPLKEQLELDKDDESLRRWKEQLLGQVDTEQLGETAEPEVKVLNLTILSPGRPDLVLPIPFQADDKGYAFTLKDGSLYSFRFSFTVSNNIVSGLKYTNTVWKTGVRVENQKMMLGTFSPQLEPYVYEGEEETTPAGIFARGSYSAKLKFFDDDGKCYLETSYYFEIRKEWPATQ, from the exons ATGGATGATAATAAGGAGAAAGAGAATGAGCATGAGAAGCATGATGGGGCTGAtattgaggaagaagaagaggatgaagaaGGTCACAAACGCGTTGTTGTTCTTGGGCCCCAAGTCCCCCTCAAGGAACAGCTCGAGCTCGACAAG GATGATGAGAGCCTGAGGAGGTGGAAGGAGCAACTCCTTGGGCAAGTTGACACAGAGCAGCTCGGAG AAACTGCGGAGCCAGAGGTTAAGGTGCTTAACCTGACCATCCTATCACCGGGCCGGCCAGATCTAGTCCTACCAATCCCATTCCAGGCAGACGATAAGGGCTATGCATTTACACTCAAGGATGGCAGCCTCTATAGCTTCCGTTTCTCCTTCACTGTCTCCAACAACATCGTGTCAGGCCTCAAGTACACCAACACCGTCTGGAAGACTGGAGTAAGAG TGGAGAACCAGAAGATGATGCTGGGGACATTCAGTCCCCAGCTAGAGCCGTACGTCTATGAGGGTGAAGAAGAGACCACACCTGCTGGCATTTTTGCAAGAGGTTCCTATTCTGCTAAACTAAAG TTTTTTGATGATGATGGCAAGTGCTATTTGGAGACGAGTTACTATTTTGAGATTAGAAAAGAGTGGCCAGCAACCCAATGA
- the LOC136517998 gene encoding rho GDP-dissociation inhibitor 1-like has protein sequence MDDKEKEKEKVKEKHADGTDVEEEEEDEEGNKRIVVLGPQVPLKEQLELDKDDESLRRWKEQLLGQVDTEQLGETAEPEVKVLNLTILSPGRPDLVLPIPFQADEKGYAFALKDGSPYSFRFSFIVSNNIVSGLKYTNTVWKTGVKVENQKMMLGTFSPQLEPYVYEGEEETTPAGIFARGSYSAKLKFVDDDGKCYLEMSYYFEIRKEWTAGT, from the exons ATGGACGAtaaggagaaagagaaagagaaggtgaaggagaagcacGCCGACGGGACCGAcgttgaggaggaagaagaggacgaagAAGGTAACAAGCGCATTGTCGTGCTTGGCCCCCAGGTCCCCCTCAAGGAACAGCTCGAGCTCGACAAG GACGATGAGAGCCTGAGGAGGTGGAAGGAGCAACTCCTTGGGCAAGTCGACACAGAGCAGCTGGGAG AAACCGCGGAACCAGAGGTTAAGGTGCTGAACCTGACAATCCTGTCACCTGGCAGACCGGATCTGGTCCTTCCGATCCCATTCCAGGCGGACGAGAAGGGCTATGCATTTGCTCTCAAGGATGGCAGCCCCTACAGCTTCCGTTTCTCCTTCATCGTCTCCAACAACATCGTGTCAGGCCTGAAGTACACCAACACTGTCTGGAAAACTGGAGTAAAAG TGGAGAACCAGAAGATGATGCTGGGGACATTCAGCCCCCAGTTAGAGCCCTATGtctacgagggcgaagaagagacCACCCCTGCTGGCATTTTTGCAAGAGGTTCTTATTCTGCTAAATTAAAG TTTGTTGATGATGATGGCAAGTGCTACTTGGAGATGAGTTACTACTTTGAGATTAGAAAGGAGTGGACAGCAGGAACCTAA